The Aedes albopictus strain Foshan chromosome 2, AalbF5, whole genome shotgun sequence region atcgcaagctcctcaattagcaagattcaaaagagcgaataaggcttatttttaaggggtggtatttgtgcgcaataaaaaataacattatactttgtacatcagtttatttttattcctgtatttttatcaaattattgtttacacaactttcttaacaatatcgaatcttttggcatcattgtcagggcagtttgaataaagctttgcctttattgtattttctgatagaggaagaaatgagtggaatttttgagttccttgaattgtttttgcattattatattgattatttagctgcaaagacatattttcgtattcttctgtagtagaataacaaaatgacaactttgtaagttcttcttcttttcgtttgtttgcccaattaaacaactctcttgcagtctttatcgggtgttcgcgttctttggctaaacttgctctggtagccatgcgttttatcgtacctccaatagcatcgcatggaccttttccgtgcgatgttgcgaagaaatgccattcagcgtcaataccatactttgacttaaacttacaaaggctagaaaagttttttcggtttttatactgtgaagcagcaccatctgacataaaataattttttttcatgtttttattttgatcaatttgtaaaaagttcatcattttatcaataaacaaattaacagcgactgaatcatgtcttagttcttctgaaattataatgaagctaaaatgtttaatttgcctattttcagtataatatattacgaaaggatggattgtggcctgttgcacgttccaatggtgtgattgaacttcatcctgcaaaacgaagctgtaattttcagaaaagtcacaaatagccaaaaattcaccatcttgcaagttttgttttgtagttttcaaaaaattggattgttcggtttttacaaaatcatgcggaatcaaactttctaattttgagctgaaaaatgtaacaaagtcatcggtttgctttacaatagtttctaaatcacatctgacagtggtaacccattgttcgaatgaaagcttttcaacaaagttttcttccagttgtttcaataaactgtcttctaaaactgaggtatctgggcagtttttacatcttcgtagatggcaatgagttgtcttattttcgcaaagtaatctattcgttaatgtttttagatcattcaagacattgtatttttttaagctatgtagaattaaattgacattttcatgcgtagtgcaaacgcaaacattatgtgttcctgtgatagtcaatagtttacattgccttggccggaggcttgcaaatgatgaaaaccctatttttacattgacgtacacttcattaaagcgattaaaagcttctcttaatgtcatcattaacaatcttttctgaacagctaatctcttatttcctgtctttacgctaacaaaatctctttggcctggcattgcacggcttatatcatcgtcctcaaaaaaattcaaaaccagttcttttgtttcattactcaaagcttttccagagcttgaactttgagatgaatctaatacattatttttttcctttcttgcatctgatgccatatttctactagttttaaattcgtctacaattttttgtactgaccatgattttggtaacaa contains the following coding sequences:
- the LOC134287775 gene encoding uncharacterized protein LOC134287775; this encodes MPVDVEIFNRGIAAIRVSPIDLGKVKNVHYPEKKCAEIVEGVRRNLFKLDAKTEKANEFNEVIENMKIKFLNSATRQEKLSILSLLPKSWSVQKIVDEFKTSRNMASDARKEKNNVLDSSQSSSSGKALSNETKELVLNFFEDDDISRAMPGQRDFVSVKTGNKRLAVQKRLLMMTLREAFNRFNEVYVNVKIGFSSFASLRPRQCKLLTITGTHNVCVCTTHENVNLILHSLKKYNVLNDLKTLTNRLLCENKTTHCHLRRCKNCPDTSVLEDSLLKQLEENFVEKLSFEQWVTTVRCDLETIVKQTDDFVTFFSSKLESLIPHDFVKTEQSNFLKTTKQNLQDGEFLAICDFSENYSFVLQDEVQSHHWNVQQATIHPFVIYYTENRQIKHFSFIIISEELRHDSVAVNLFIDKMMNFLQIDQNKNMKKNYFMSDGAASQYKNRKNFSSLCKFKSKYGIDAEWHFFATSHGKGPCDAIGGTIKRMATRASLAKEREHPIKTARELFNWANKRKEEELTKLSFCYSTTEEYENMSLQLNNQYNNAKTIQGTQKFHSFLPLSENTIKAKLYSNCPDNDAKRFDIVKKVV